A region of the Campylobacter subantarcticus LMG 24377 genome:
AAAACAAGCTTATAAACATCTTCTATAAAACGATCAATTTCTTTAGAGTGATAAAAACTAAATGAACCTTGTTTTAAAAAAAGTCTAGAGCAATGTACTTCATAGTTTTTTAAAGAATTTTTGAATTTTTGAATTTTTTGTATATTCATTTTTGAAAATTATTCCTTGCTTTAAATTTTTATTAATATCATACCAAAAATACTTTGTATTAAATTTTAAGTAAGTAGAAATTATAATTGTAGTTTTAAATTTAAAATATGGTAAAAATATGCAAACAATTATAGAAAAACTTGAAAATCAAGAAAGATTGAATGAAAAAGAAGCAAATAAGCTTTGGGATCTTGAGCTTTTTACTTTGGGCAAATACGCACAAAGAATTCGCACGAACTTACACGAAAAAAAGGTTTATTTTAATATTAATCGTCATATTAATCCTACTAATATATGTGCAGATACTTGCAAATTTTGTGCTTTTTCAGCACATAGAAAAAATCCTAATCCTTATACTATGACACATGAAGAAATTATGAAAATTGTTGATGAAACGGTTCAAAGAGATACCAAAGAAATTCATATTGTTTCAGCACACAATAAAAATACATCATGGCAGTGGTATTTAGAAATTTTTAAAATGATTAAAGAAAAATATCCATTTCTGCATATTAAGGCTTTGACTGCTGCGGAGATAGATTTTTTAAGTAGAACCTTTGGTATGAGTTATGAAGAAGTAATCAAAAAAATGCTTGAATATGGCGTAGATTCTATGCCGGGTGGTGGAGCTGAAATATTTGATGAGGAAGTTCGAAAAAAAATCTGCCACGGTAAAGTAAGTAGCGAAAATTGGCTAAAAATTCACAAACTTTGGCATGAAAAAGGTAAGCAGAGTAATGCAACTATGTTGTTTGGGCATATAGAAAGTAGAGAAAATAGAATTAACCATATGATTAGATTAAGAGAACTTCAAGACCAAACGGGTGGATTTAATGCCTTTATTCCTTTGGTTTGGCAGCAAGATAATAGTTTTATCACAGGAAAAAAACCTCTAGGTTCAGTAGAAATTTTAAAAACTTTAGCTATTGCAAGGATAGTGCTTGATAATATCAAAAACATCAAAGCTTACTGGGCGACTATGGGTATAAATTTAGCTATGGTGGCTCAAGATTTTGGTGCAAATGACTTAGATGGTACTATAGAAAAAGAAAGTATACAAAGTGCAGGTGGTGCAAAAAGTTCAAATGGACTTAGCATGAAAACCTTTGTGGAGATGATTCAAAGTTCAGGTTATATTGCTGTAGAGCGTGATAGTTTGTATAATGAGTTAAGAACATATCAAGGATAAAAATGGATTTTTTTAAACTTAAAGAGCATAAAACTGATGTAAAAACTGAAATTTATGCAGGTATTGCTACTTTTTTGGCTATGATTTATATCATACCAGTAAATGCAAATATTATGAGTAATTCAGGTATGCCACTAGAAGCTTTGATTGTTGCAACAGCTTTGGTGACCATTATAGCAACGACTTTTAGTGCTTTGTTTTCTAACACTCCTGTGGCTATGAGTGTGGGTATGGGTTTAAATGCATACTTTACATTTAGTGTTTGCAATACCTATCAAGTTCCTTGGCAAAGCGCTTTGGGTGCGGTATTTTTATCAGGTGTTATTTTTACTTTATTATCTTTTACTAATTTTAGAATTTGGGTTATTAAAAGTATACCAAATGACTTAAGAAAAGCAATATCAGCTGGCATTGGGACTTTTATTGCTTTTATGGGTCTTGTACAAATGGGAATTATCACTAAAAATGAAGCAACTTTGGTGGGGTTGGGAGATTTTTCAAGTACTAAGGTGCTTTTTGGTCTATTTGGCTTGTTTTTGGTTTTTGTTTTTTGGGCATGGAGAATTAAAGCAGCGTTTATTTTAGCTGTTTTTGTAAGTGCTTTGTGTGCTTGGATTTTTGGTATTGATGGAGCGCAGTTTCCAGAACAAATTTTATCTTTACCTGTGATTAGTGGAGATAATGGTTTGAGTGCAATTTTTGGTAAGCTTGATATCCAAGGTGCATTGGAGCTTAGTATGATACCAGTGGTATTGACGTTTTTTGTGACACAATTATTTGATAGTGTAGGTACTATTACTGGTGTAGGTTCAAGAGGGAAAATTTTTGATGATCCAAAGCAAGGTGAGAAAAAATTAGGTAAAACCTTAGGGGCTGATGCAGCAAGTTCAGCTATGGGTGCAGTAGTTGGAACTTCTACTGTAACTGCTTTTGTGGAAAGTTCAGCAGGGGTAGAAGCAGGAGGTAGAACAGGTCTTACAGCTTTAGTTACTGCTATATGTTTTGTTTTTACTTTATTTTTATTGCCTGTGTTTAAAGCTATTCCTGCAAATTCGATTTACCCTATTTTAGTGCTTGTTGGGGTTTTGATGTTTATGGAAGTTGCAAGTATTAATTTTAAAGATAAAGCGATTGCAGTGAGTGCGTTTTTTATTATTATTATGATGCCACTGACTTATTCTATTACTACAGGTTTTGCATTTGGTTTTATTGCGTATTTATTGATGCGTCTTATGCAAAAAGAACTAGATAAAATTAATCTTGGTATCATTGTTTTAAGCGCGATTTCGCTGCTAGTATTTTTATTACAATTTTTATAGGAAGTGATTATGTATTATTATGCTTATGAAGAATTTCAAAAAGAAATTATCCCTTTTACACGTAAAATTAAAGAAGAATTTAATCCAGATGTTTTGCTTGCTATAGCAAGAGGTGGTATGACTTTAGGGCATTTTTTAGCTGAAGGTATGGGAAATAGAAATTTATTTTCTTTAAATTCAATTCATTATGAAGATACGCAAAAATTAGATACGATTAAAATTTTTAATATTCCTGATCTTAGTACATATAAGAAAATTCTTTTAGTAGATGATATTATTGATAGCGGTGAAACAATGATAGAAATCAAAAGAGTTTTAATGGAAAAATACCCTCACTTAGAGCTTAAGGTTGCGAGTATTTTTTATAAGTCATCAGCCTTGTTAATTCCTGAATTTTATATCAAAGAAGCTAAAGAATGGATAGAATTTTTTTGGAATATTAAATTTTAGGCTTTTAAAAGAAATAATGTAATAATATTTGCATATTACTTTGAAAGGATATTTTCATGAAATTAACAAGAAGAAAATTTTTAAAGGGTTTAGCTGCAAGTTCAGCTATTGTTACTGTTAATCCTCTAATGGCCGCAGGCGAGGGAACTAAATTTTATAACACTAAAAAAATTCCTCATGCAACACATTTTGGAGCTTTTTGGGCTGAAGTTAATTCAGAAGGTAAGCTTGTAAAAGTTACTCCACAGCAATCTGACAAACATCCTTCTATTATTACTGATGCTATCGTTGACAGAACTTATTCAGATACTAGGGTAAAATATCCTTGTGTAAGAAAAAGTTTTTTAGAAGGTAAAAAAAGACCTAAATTAAGAGGTAAAGAGCCTTTTGTAAGAGTAAGTTGGGAAAAAGCAATGGATCTTATATTGGAAAAACTAAAAGAAACCCCTATTGAAAATTTGTTTAATGCAAGCTATGGTGCTTGGGGTCATGTTGGTTTATTACATAATTGTAATTCAGTGGCAGGAAGATTTTTTAATACAGCTTTGGGTGGTCACATAGGAACTGATGGAGAATACAGTAATGGTGCTGCAGGTAGGGTCAATGCGACTATAATGGGAGATTTGGAAGTTTATTCTTTACAAACTGCGCATGAAGTTATTTTGGAAAATACTCAAGTTTATGTTCTATGGGGTGCTGATTTATATAAATGTAATCAAATTGATTATAAAGTGGCTAATCGTGGTAATGATGATTATTATAAAAAATACAGTAAGTCAAATATTAAATTTATTACTATTGATCCTCAGTACACTCAAACAGCAGAAATTTTAAATGCAGAATGGATTAAAATTCGTCCAAATACCGATGTTGCTTTGATGCTTGGAATGATGAATTATCTGTATAAAAGTGGAAAATATGATAAGAATTTTATAGAAAAATATACTGACGGTTTTGATAAATTTTTACCTTATTTACTTGGGAAAACTGATGGGGTTGATAAAACTCCAGCTTGGGCTGCAAATATTACAGGGGTAGAAGAAAATGTAATTACTGCATTAGCAGATACCTTTGTAAAAAATAGAACTTTCTTAGCTGGTAATTGGGCTATGCAAAGAGCGCAACATGGAGAACAAGCTGATTGGACATTGATGGTTTTAGCTTCTATGATAGGTCAAGTGGGTTTGCCTGGTGGAGGATTTGGTTTTTCTATGCATTATGCAGGTGGTGGACAAGCATTTTCAGGCGTAAGACTTCCAGTTGGATTGCCACAAGGTAAAAACAATCTTGATACAAATATTCCTGCAAGTAGAGTTTCAGAAGCAATTTTAAATCCAGGTAAAACTGTAAAATTCAAAGGCAAGGAAATCACTTATCCAAAAATCAAAATGATGTATGTAGTCGGTGCTTCTGTATTGGGCCATCACCCAGACACCAATGAGCTAATCA
Encoded here:
- the mqnE gene encoding aminofutalosine synthase MqnE yields the protein MQTIIEKLENQERLNEKEANKLWDLELFTLGKYAQRIRTNLHEKKVYFNINRHINPTNICADTCKFCAFSAHRKNPNPYTMTHEEIMKIVDETVQRDTKEIHIVSAHNKNTSWQWYLEIFKMIKEKYPFLHIKALTAAEIDFLSRTFGMSYEEVIKKMLEYGVDSMPGGGAEIFDEEVRKKICHGKVSSENWLKIHKLWHEKGKQSNATMLFGHIESRENRINHMIRLRELQDQTGGFNAFIPLVWQQDNSFITGKKPLGSVEILKTLAIARIVLDNIKNIKAYWATMGINLAMVAQDFGANDLDGTIEKESIQSAGGAKSSNGLSMKTFVEMIQSSGYIAVERDSLYNELRTYQG
- a CDS encoding NCS2 family permease, which encodes MDFFKLKEHKTDVKTEIYAGIATFLAMIYIIPVNANIMSNSGMPLEALIVATALVTIIATTFSALFSNTPVAMSVGMGLNAYFTFSVCNTYQVPWQSALGAVFLSGVIFTLLSFTNFRIWVIKSIPNDLRKAISAGIGTFIAFMGLVQMGIITKNEATLVGLGDFSSTKVLFGLFGLFLVFVFWAWRIKAAFILAVFVSALCAWIFGIDGAQFPEQILSLPVISGDNGLSAIFGKLDIQGALELSMIPVVLTFFVTQLFDSVGTITGVGSRGKIFDDPKQGEKKLGKTLGADAASSAMGAVVGTSTVTAFVESSAGVEAGGRTGLTALVTAICFVFTLFLLPVFKAIPANSIYPILVLVGVLMFMEVASINFKDKAIAVSAFFIIIMMPLTYSITTGFAFGFIAYLLMRLMQKELDKINLGIIVLSAISLLVFLLQFL
- a CDS encoding phosphoribosyltransferase, whose protein sequence is MYYYAYEEFQKEIIPFTRKIKEEFNPDVLLAIARGGMTLGHFLAEGMGNRNLFSLNSIHYEDTQKLDTIKIFNIPDLSTYKKILLVDDIIDSGETMIEIKRVLMEKYPHLELKVASIFYKSSALLIPEFYIKEAKEWIEFFWNIKF
- a CDS encoding molybdopterin guanine dinucleotide-containing S/N-oxide reductase, producing MKLTRRKFLKGLAASSAIVTVNPLMAAGEGTKFYNTKKIPHATHFGAFWAEVNSEGKLVKVTPQQSDKHPSIITDAIVDRTYSDTRVKYPCVRKSFLEGKKRPKLRGKEPFVRVSWEKAMDLILEKLKETPIENLFNASYGAWGHVGLLHNCNSVAGRFFNTALGGHIGTDGEYSNGAAGRVNATIMGDLEVYSLQTAHEVILENTQVYVLWGADLYKCNQIDYKVANRGNDDYYKKYSKSNIKFITIDPQYTQTAEILNAEWIKIRPNTDVALMLGMMNYLYKSGKYDKNFIEKYTDGFDKFLPYLLGKTDGVDKTPAWAANITGVEENVITALADTFVKNRTFLAGNWAMQRAQHGEQADWTLMVLASMIGQVGLPGGGFGFSMHYAGGGQAFSGVRLPVGLPQGKNNLDTNIPASRVSEAILNPGKTVKFKGKEITYPKIKMMYVVGASVLGHHPDTNELIKALRTLDTLIVHEPWWTPMAKMADIVLPSTTTLERDDISFGGSYSQDYVYAMKKVIEPYFESRNDYDIFEELAKRIGEREYKKFTGGKTKQEWLEGFYGRSDCPYYMEFADFWKQGFVHFEPPKEAYNFVRHSEFRADPVVNKLATESGKIQIYSPKFESYKLEDFKAHPTWFEPAEWLGNEKLVKKYPFHLLSPHPRYRVHSQLDNTWVRDLYKIQGREPVVINTNDAKKLGIAHGEVVEVYNDRGSLLAGAFVTDNIMEGVISIQEGAWYDPEDISDSKPRCNAGHVNVLTSSRPTSTMAQATSVNTCLVGIKKLKEVIKPYNSTTPPEIIGA